One genomic segment of Salinibacter grassmerensis includes these proteins:
- the rpsU gene encoding 30S ribosomal protein S21: protein MSVGVKVRNNEDIDRALKRFRRQVNRSRVLQEYRQNMTYMKPSEEKRLEEKRSRRRRHRQRKRGDNRKRK, encoded by the coding sequence TTGTCTGTTGGTGTAAAAGTCCGAAACAACGAAGACATTGATCGTGCGCTCAAGCGCTTCCGGCGTCAGGTAAACCGGAGTCGTGTGCTGCAGGAGTATCGGCAGAACATGACCTACATGAAGCCCTCAGAAGAGAAGCGGCTTGAAGAGAAGCGGTCTCGCCGCCGGCGTCACCGCCAGCGGAAGCGTGGCGACAACCGGAAGCGCAAGTAG
- a CDS encoding class I SAM-dependent methyltransferase, with translation MSDLPNWRDNLRREGGHWDDGRWYDIHLERRLPQAIPMLEELAMALPPLPPGATVGDLACGTGNAAATVLDAYPQVELVLLDEDPDLLSIAHEKVGQLTRNAEPLQVAVPSDGAPLPGGPYDLVVASLALHAIVGHEVDPAEAESRYELLFRSVLEPLRPGGHFLIGDHVGTLPLYRQLKAMERAGFTEVDCAWRQDDFFVAGGRKSP, from the coding sequence ATGAGTGACCTTCCGAACTGGAGAGATAATCTGCGCCGTGAGGGGGGGCATTGGGACGACGGCCGCTGGTACGACATCCATCTGGAGCGACGGCTTCCACAGGCCATTCCGATGTTGGAAGAGTTGGCCATGGCCCTTCCGCCCCTGCCGCCCGGCGCCACTGTTGGCGACCTTGCGTGCGGCACCGGCAATGCAGCCGCTACGGTGCTCGATGCGTACCCGCAGGTAGAACTCGTGCTGCTGGATGAAGACCCGGACCTGCTCTCCATCGCACACGAGAAGGTGGGGCAACTCACGCGCAACGCCGAGCCGCTTCAGGTGGCGGTGCCCTCCGACGGGGCGCCGCTCCCGGGCGGGCCCTACGACCTCGTGGTGGCCTCGCTGGCCCTCCACGCCATCGTGGGGCACGAGGTGGACCCGGCGGAGGCGGAGTCGCGCTATGAACTCCTCTTCCGTAGCGTCCTTGAGCCCCTGCGCCCGGGGGGACACTTCCTCATTGGAGACCACGTCGGCACCCTGCCGCTCTATCGGCAGCTCAAAGCCATGGAGCGCGCCGGGTTCACGGAGGTGGACTGTGCGTGGCGCCAAGACGATTTCTTCGTAGCGGGCGGCCGAAAGAGTCCCTGA
- the dtd gene encoding D-aminoacyl-tRNA deacylase — protein MVALVQRVSEATVEIDGEPVGAIGHGLLILLGVHEDDTRAESAWCAEKCAHLRVFPDADGKMDESLLDTGGDALVVPQFTLYGDTSAGNRPSFTEAAPPDRADRLYEHFVRELEGHLGRDVPTGEFGALMDVHLTNDGPVTLWVERRADE, from the coding sequence ATGGTTGCTCTCGTACAGCGCGTTTCCGAAGCCACCGTCGAGATCGACGGCGAACCTGTCGGGGCCATCGGACACGGCCTGCTCATCCTGCTCGGTGTCCATGAGGACGACACCCGCGCCGAAAGCGCATGGTGTGCCGAGAAGTGCGCCCACCTGCGCGTCTTTCCCGACGCCGACGGCAAAATGGACGAGTCGCTTCTCGACACCGGGGGCGATGCCCTGGTGGTGCCTCAGTTCACCCTCTACGGCGACACGAGCGCGGGCAACCGGCCCTCCTTTACGGAGGCCGCGCCGCCCGACCGGGCCGACCGGCTCTACGAACACTTCGTCCGTGAACTCGAAGGGCACCTCGGACGAGACGTCCCTACCGGCGAGTTCGGCGCACTGATGGATGTCCACCTCACGAACGACGGCCCGGTGACGCTCTGGGTGGAGCGCCGGGCGGACGAGTAG
- the recO gene encoding DNA repair protein RecO, giving the protein MAQRSIVRTKAVVLRSIDYGETSQIVTLFTQEKGKIGVMAKGARRPKSSFGATLQPMAYTQVVFYHKPSRTLQTLSESSHVQSFHRLREKLPTITVGLRIVELVDALMEEEDPQPAAFALVVRALHRLNTVETRVSNLWPYVQLQLAQMLGVAPAVDRTRVEAVTGDEGLLSLADGGVYPADATPEQPRRASRPALRAYAVCARADLDTVMRLNMTPAVRREVEALVRDFLRYQFDDAYPDRSRSVIAQIEGTGPTERAT; this is encoded by the coding sequence ATGGCACAGCGCTCAATCGTCCGGACGAAAGCCGTTGTCCTGCGGAGCATCGACTACGGCGAAACGAGTCAGATTGTGACGCTCTTCACGCAGGAGAAAGGCAAGATTGGCGTGATGGCGAAGGGGGCCCGGCGTCCCAAAAGTTCGTTCGGGGCGACCCTGCAACCGATGGCGTACACGCAGGTGGTGTTCTACCACAAACCCTCCCGCACCCTGCAGACCCTCAGTGAAAGCAGTCACGTCCAGTCCTTCCACCGTCTCCGCGAGAAGCTGCCAACCATCACGGTGGGGCTGCGCATTGTCGAGCTGGTCGATGCCCTGATGGAAGAGGAGGACCCGCAACCCGCTGCGTTTGCGTTGGTCGTCCGGGCCCTTCATCGCCTCAACACCGTGGAGACGCGGGTGAGTAACCTCTGGCCGTACGTGCAACTCCAACTGGCCCAGATGCTGGGGGTGGCACCGGCCGTCGACCGGACACGGGTGGAGGCCGTGACCGGTGATGAGGGACTCCTCTCCCTGGCCGACGGAGGGGTGTATCCGGCGGACGCGACGCCGGAACAGCCGAGGCGAGCCTCCCGGCCCGCCCTCCGGGCCTACGCCGTCTGTGCCCGTGCCGATCTCGATACGGTGATGCGTCTGAACATGACCCCGGCGGTTCGGCGAGAGGTAGAAGCCCTCGTGCGTGACTTTTTGCGGTACCAGTTCGACGACGCCTATCCGGATCGGAGCCGCTCGGTCATCGCGCAGATTGAGGGCACGGGGCCGACCGAACGAGCGACTTGA
- the rdgB gene encoding RdgB/HAM1 family non-canonical purine NTP pyrophosphatase yields MTALSPLVLATGNTGKVDELRALLVGLDLTLLPANELDRSLTVVEDADTLAGNAQKKARAYHEHTGRAALADDTGLEVAALDGGPGVHTARFAGADATPEDNKQKLLRVMDGVSDRRARFRTVVALIDADGATHTFEGRCEGTIAAAPHGDGGFGYDPIFRPDGYDQTFAEMPAEAKNEISHRRKALDALRAFLSSLESDTDR; encoded by the coding sequence ATGACGGCTCTCTCTCCCCTGGTATTGGCGACCGGAAACACCGGCAAGGTCGACGAGCTCCGCGCCCTGCTCGTCGGCCTCGACCTGACGCTCCTTCCGGCCAACGAACTCGACCGGTCTCTCACCGTGGTTGAGGACGCCGACACCCTCGCCGGCAATGCTCAAAAGAAGGCCCGGGCGTACCACGAACACACCGGTCGCGCCGCCCTCGCCGACGATACGGGCCTGGAGGTGGCGGCGCTCGACGGAGGACCGGGCGTCCACACCGCCCGGTTCGCTGGTGCCGACGCCACGCCCGAAGACAACAAACAAAAACTGTTGAGGGTCATGGACGGGGTGAGTGACCGACGCGCTCGCTTTCGGACCGTCGTGGCACTCATCGACGCAGACGGAGCCACCCATACCTTCGAGGGCCGCTGTGAGGGCACCATCGCAGCTGCTCCCCACGGCGATGGGGGCTTCGGGTACGACCCAATCTTCCGCCCGGACGGCTACGACCAGACGTTTGCCGAGATGCCGGCGGAGGCGAAAAACGAGATCAGTCACCGCCGAAAGGCCCTCGACGCCCTTCGTGCCTTTCTTTCGAGCCTGGAGTCCGACACGGATCGCTGA
- a CDS encoding response regulator transcription factor, with the protein MSLPGSATGSSEARLLIAEDDPDLGSSLESFFARHGYAVHHATEGENALQEMTTLPPYDLVLLDVKLPNKDGFEVLREARQSGVNSPVIMLTVKDEHKHKLRGFDLGADDYVTKPFDTKELAARVQAVLSRSESALPDTGDVYGFGNVTVHFPDKTARRNDEPVGLTELEFDILAYFIEHRGRTVSRERLLRDVWGISGDITTRTIDRHVASLRKKIEPTPDDPAHLQTVYGIGYKFVAEDGPDSSGASASEDS; encoded by the coding sequence ATGTCTTTGCCCGGCAGCGCGACAGGGTCCTCTGAGGCCCGGCTCCTCATCGCGGAGGACGACCCGGACCTCGGAAGCAGCCTGGAGTCATTCTTTGCCCGACACGGCTACGCGGTTCACCACGCCACCGAGGGCGAGAATGCGCTTCAAGAGATGACAACCCTTCCCCCCTACGACCTTGTGCTGCTGGACGTGAAACTGCCAAATAAGGATGGGTTTGAGGTGCTGCGGGAGGCGCGGCAGTCCGGGGTGAACTCGCCCGTGATCATGCTCACGGTCAAGGACGAACACAAGCACAAGCTGCGGGGCTTCGACCTCGGGGCGGACGACTACGTCACCAAGCCCTTTGACACAAAAGAGCTTGCGGCCCGCGTCCAGGCGGTCCTGTCCCGAAGCGAGTCGGCCCTCCCCGACACCGGGGATGTGTATGGGTTTGGGAACGTGACCGTCCACTTTCCCGATAAAACTGCCAGGAGAAATGATGAGCCGGTCGGTCTGACCGAGCTGGAGTTCGACATTCTGGCCTACTTCATCGAGCACCGGGGCCGAACGGTCAGTCGCGAACGGCTTCTCCGGGACGTGTGGGGCATCAGTGGCGACATTACCACCCGCACCATCGACCGGCATGTGGCGTCGCTCCGCAAGAAAATTGAGCCCACGCCGGACGATCCTGCCCATCTACAGACGGTCTACGGCATTGGGTACAAGTTCGTGGCCGAGGATGGCCCCGACTCTTCCGGGGCTTCCGCCTCGGAGGACAGTTAG
- the lexA gene encoding transcriptional repressor LexA, producing the protein MGRKKLTAKQHEFLQFLIDHTRETGVWPTYREIIDHFGYNSPNSVTQNLKALHRKGHLTRDDQGYHLAKRYQEQKEPGIPVKGIISAGTLQEAVEADLGTITLDMLFPNLDQIFAIRVSGQSMRGADIRDGDYVLLIDEDIPEGGIGAVLYDGETSLKRVHHDDEGLRLEPCNPEYDDIHIQPDVFEEVTILGRYVGHINEEGIHKKSGQGATAVH; encoded by the coding sequence ATGGGCCGGAAAAAGCTCACTGCCAAGCAGCATGAATTCTTGCAGTTCCTGATCGACCACACTCGGGAGACAGGGGTGTGGCCGACCTATCGAGAAATTATCGATCACTTCGGCTACAACTCGCCCAACAGTGTCACCCAGAACCTAAAGGCGCTCCATCGCAAGGGGCACCTCACGCGGGACGATCAGGGCTATCACCTCGCCAAGCGTTATCAGGAACAAAAGGAGCCGGGCATCCCGGTGAAGGGCATTATTTCGGCCGGGACGCTCCAGGAAGCCGTGGAGGCCGACCTGGGGACCATCACGCTCGACATGCTCTTCCCGAACCTCGACCAGATTTTCGCGATCCGGGTGTCGGGACAGTCCATGCGGGGGGCAGACATCCGTGACGGCGACTACGTCCTGCTCATCGACGAGGACATTCCGGAGGGGGGAATTGGCGCGGTCCTGTATGACGGAGAAACCTCCCTAAAGCGCGTGCACCACGACGATGAGGGCCTTCGCCTGGAGCCCTGCAATCCGGAGTACGACGACATTCACATCCAGCCTGATGTGTTTGAGGAAGTTACCATCCTTGGGCGCTACGTGGGCCACATCAACGAGGAGGGCATCCACAAGAAAAGCGGTCAGGGAGCCACGGCGGTCCATTAG
- a CDS encoding MFS transporter, whose product MMITSLRTVWTHRPSRAVALVFSLLSIFVGSWFARIPEVQAALGLSEAALGLVLLGMPAGTLLVMPLAGWLVARWGAGGTTFVLALGQGVPFIALPLVQSAGGLAGALIGAGMMNGLLNVAMNARTNAVEDRRDKPILSTCHGFFSIGGMVGAGVGSGAAALGLSLGWQFAGLVGVGAGVILLHRGALLGGPTRAQAGPVFAMPSSALAGLAALLFCVLLGEGAVSNWSAVYLRNGLGATAGVAGLGYAAFSAAMALGRLQGDRLLQHLEARRMVQGGALLAAFGLGVGVLIAHPVSGIAGFFVQGLGFSVLVPVMYRRAAQTPGMAPGSSIAAVASAGHAGLFTGPPLLGFVADTVGLSGAIGLVAALAGGVALVAGPVLRRSKGTGAPTSRRGGGA is encoded by the coding sequence ATGATGATTACGTCTCTCCGCACTGTCTGGACGCACCGGCCAAGCCGCGCCGTTGCACTCGTATTTTCACTCCTGAGTATCTTCGTGGGGAGTTGGTTTGCCCGCATCCCGGAGGTGCAGGCGGCCCTTGGACTATCGGAGGCGGCCCTTGGGCTGGTCCTGTTGGGCATGCCGGCGGGCACCCTCCTCGTAATGCCCCTCGCCGGCTGGCTGGTGGCCCGGTGGGGGGCAGGGGGCACCACGTTCGTGCTGGCCCTCGGGCAAGGAGTCCCGTTCATCGCGCTTCCACTTGTGCAGAGTGCGGGGGGCCTCGCAGGGGCACTCATCGGGGCCGGAATGATGAACGGTCTTCTCAACGTGGCGATGAACGCCCGGACCAACGCGGTCGAGGACCGGCGGGACAAGCCCATTCTATCCACCTGCCACGGGTTTTTCAGCATTGGCGGGATGGTGGGGGCCGGGGTAGGGAGTGGCGCCGCGGCACTCGGGCTTTCCCTCGGCTGGCAGTTCGCGGGCCTCGTTGGGGTGGGGGCCGGAGTCATACTGCTCCACCGCGGGGCCCTGTTGGGGGGACCGACGAGGGCACAGGCCGGTCCCGTCTTTGCGATGCCGTCGTCGGCACTGGCCGGACTCGCCGCGTTGCTCTTCTGTGTGCTGCTCGGGGAGGGGGCGGTTTCGAACTGGAGTGCGGTCTACCTCCGAAACGGCCTTGGCGCGACGGCCGGCGTCGCGGGCCTGGGCTACGCGGCCTTCTCGGCGGCCATGGCCCTTGGGCGCCTCCAGGGCGACCGGCTTCTGCAGCACCTGGAAGCGCGGCGGATGGTGCAGGGCGGTGCACTGCTCGCAGCCTTCGGACTCGGGGTGGGCGTCTTAATTGCGCACCCGGTCTCGGGCATTGCAGGCTTTTTCGTCCAGGGGCTCGGGTTCTCTGTGCTGGTGCCGGTCATGTATCGGAGGGCGGCGCAGACGCCGGGCATGGCGCCGGGATCCAGCATCGCTGCGGTGGCGAGTGCGGGGCACGCCGGGCTCTTTACGGGGCCGCCCCTGCTCGGATTTGTGGCCGACACGGTGGGCCTGTCCGGCGCGATCGGGCTGGTGGCGGCCCTGGCAGGGGGCGTTGCGCTAGTGGCCGGGCCTGTCCTGCGGCGGTCCAAGGGGACTGGGGCGCCGACGTCGAGGAGGGGTGGGGGGGCGTAA
- a CDS encoding NAD-dependent epimerase/dehydratase family protein, with amino-acid sequence MASYTERTAFVTGGTGFVGSHLVEELLHRGMDEVRCLVRTDPKWLADLDVTYVHGDLSDVDVLWDALDGVDEVYHVAGRTRAPTEEEFREANVQATLNLLGAVQHAAPDLDRVLITSSLAAVGRCDQDVATEDVPLHPVSMYGRSKAQMEEALRERPETTPESYAGTLPLTVIRPPAVYGPRDRDILDFFRAIKQHVCPIVGGGSARTLSLVHVQDLATGMVDAVRHPDANGETYFLGSARPHAWNEVKQAATTALDTWAVTLPVPGPLLGAVGAVAEAWGWATGTHPPLNRDKTREIRHACTACSSEKAAHDFDYEPSTSLHDGVAHTLRWYEEHGWL; translated from the coding sequence ATGGCCTCGTACACGGAGCGAACAGCTTTTGTCACCGGCGGCACCGGCTTCGTCGGGAGTCACCTCGTGGAAGAACTCCTGCACCGCGGCATGGACGAGGTGCGGTGCCTGGTCCGTACCGATCCGAAGTGGTTGGCCGACCTGGACGTAACCTACGTGCACGGCGACCTGTCGGACGTGGACGTTCTCTGGGACGCGCTCGACGGCGTCGATGAGGTGTACCACGTGGCGGGCCGCACGCGCGCTCCAACCGAAGAGGAATTCCGTGAGGCGAACGTACAGGCCACGCTCAACCTGCTGGGGGCTGTTCAGCACGCCGCGCCCGACCTGGACCGCGTACTGATAACCAGCAGCCTCGCGGCCGTAGGGCGCTGCGATCAGGACGTGGCGACGGAGGATGTGCCCCTCCATCCCGTCAGCATGTACGGCCGGAGCAAGGCACAAATGGAAGAAGCCCTTCGGGAACGCCCCGAGACCACCCCCGAATCGTATGCCGGGACGCTCCCTCTTACGGTCATTCGCCCCCCGGCCGTCTACGGGCCGCGCGACCGCGACATTCTCGACTTCTTTCGCGCGATCAAGCAGCACGTGTGCCCCATCGTGGGCGGGGGCTCGGCCCGCACGCTGAGCCTGGTGCACGTGCAGGACCTCGCCACCGGCATGGTGGACGCGGTCCGCCATCCGGACGCAAACGGAGAGACCTACTTCCTCGGCAGCGCGCGGCCCCACGCCTGGAATGAGGTAAAACAAGCCGCCACCACGGCCCTCGACACCTGGGCGGTCACCCTTCCGGTGCCGGGGCCACTGCTCGGGGCCGTGGGAGCCGTGGCCGAGGCCTGGGGCTGGGCAACCGGCACCCATCCACCCCTCAATCGCGACAAGACCCGCGAAATTCGGCACGCCTGTACGGCCTGTTCCAGCGAAAAGGCCGCCCACGACTTCGACTACGAGCCGTCTACCTCCCTCCACGACGGGGTGGCCCACACGCTTCGTTGGTATGAGGAGCACGGGTGGCTGTAG
- a CDS encoding multifunctional oxoglutarate decarboxylase/oxoglutarate dehydrogenase thiamine pyrophosphate-binding subunit/dihydrolipoyllysine-residue succinyltransferase subunit yields MSSLGFNTGYIEELYKQYQDDPDSVSESWREFFADYDPDASFIPVSRTTAGDGEATTPPEEPTEPEPTDRDSPPDSPPPQTEEAEDGVVEPLRPASAPAVDEEKADVTAMTGPSAKVVENMEDSLGIPTATSARTIPVKLLDENRTLLNDYQKQVGGEKVSYTHIIAYAMVQAMQKYPDMNTTFRRNEDGTPEHVEPDQINLGLAIDVERRGERTLLVPNLKDAGSLNFAEFLGTYNNVVGRALNGDLDLSDFQGTTATLTNPGMIGTSMSVARLMPGQGVIMGAGAIDFPPEYRGYDSEVASKAGVSPVMTLTSTYDHRVIQGATSGAFLNHIEELLMGNHDFYQRIFSELGVPYQPFRMATDSTPQLGQSQPQDELDMTEKQAAVLQLIRAYRVRGHLQADINPLGYEWEYHEELDPATYGLTVWDLDREFITGGLGGEDKLPLREILSILRKSYTSKVGTAFMHISDPEEKTWIQNRIEPMRNAGPPSEDERHRIVQKLNAAEAFERFLHTKYIGHKRFSLEGSETMIPLIDTLLSDAADAGVEDVVMGMAHRGRLNVLANIIGKPYEEIFSKFEGNIDPNTTQGSGDVKYHLGAEGDVTSPDGNEIAVTLASNPSHLEAVNPVVEGMSRAKQNLLRDEHPEATEDDYHDAVMPLLLHGDAGFAGQGVVAETLNLSKLRGYTTGGTVHLVINNQIGFTTPPGDARSSTYATDLARAIEAPIFHVNGDDPETCVRIARLAFEYRQRFNKDVVIDMMCYRVHGHNEGDEPTFTQPLLYEKIEEKRSPRKLYTEMLLRRGEIEPDEAEQMLDDYRGRLQEAFERTKDLEEKDAEKALDERVQRTADDRLPTVDTTAEREHLERVVEVLTDFPDDFNVHRKLERLFGKRDDLFYDEERIDWAFSETLAFGSLLQEGTRVRLSGQDSRRATFSQRHAVLFDQETGEEYTPLNHLTDEQERLLIYDSLLSEYAVAGFEYGYSVVDKNALTCWEAQFGDFANGAEIVWDQFVSAAEEKWGQTSSLVALLPHAYEGQGPEHSSARLERFLQLCAEQNMIVANFSTPANYFHALRRQVKRDVKKPLIIMTPKSLLRHPKCVSTPQELMEGGVQEVIPAETEPAEATRHILCSGKVYYDLVTALEDTDRHDEIAITRLEQFYPFPESDVKEELERYAEADNTVWVQEEPKNMGTWSFLQSRLDDLLEEVHGPCEQRIQYVGRPASASPATGSAKVHDREQEQLVGEALGL; encoded by the coding sequence GTGAGCAGCCTCGGATTCAACACGGGCTACATCGAAGAGCTTTACAAGCAGTATCAGGACGACCCTGATAGCGTGAGCGAGAGCTGGCGCGAGTTCTTCGCGGATTACGACCCGGACGCCTCCTTTATCCCGGTCAGCCGGACGACCGCAGGCGACGGGGAGGCCACCACTCCCCCCGAAGAGCCCACGGAACCGGAGCCAACGGATCGCGACTCCCCGCCCGACTCGCCCCCGCCCCAGACAGAGGAGGCCGAAGACGGCGTCGTGGAGCCCCTGCGTCCCGCCTCGGCCCCGGCGGTCGACGAGGAAAAAGCCGACGTGACGGCCATGACGGGTCCGTCGGCCAAGGTCGTCGAAAACATGGAGGACAGCCTCGGCATCCCGACGGCCACCTCCGCCCGTACGATCCCGGTCAAACTACTGGACGAGAATCGCACCCTCCTGAACGACTATCAGAAGCAGGTGGGCGGCGAGAAGGTGTCGTACACGCACATCATCGCCTACGCGATGGTACAGGCGATGCAGAAATACCCCGACATGAACACCACGTTTCGGCGGAACGAGGACGGCACGCCGGAGCACGTCGAGCCGGACCAGATCAACCTGGGGCTCGCGATCGACGTGGAGCGGCGGGGCGAGCGCACGCTCCTGGTTCCGAACCTCAAGGACGCGGGCAGCCTCAACTTCGCCGAGTTCCTCGGGACCTACAACAACGTTGTCGGCCGCGCGCTGAACGGCGACCTCGACCTGTCCGATTTTCAGGGCACCACGGCCACCCTCACCAACCCGGGCATGATCGGCACGTCGATGAGCGTGGCACGCCTGATGCCCGGACAGGGCGTCATCATGGGGGCCGGGGCCATCGACTTCCCGCCCGAGTACCGCGGGTACGACTCGGAGGTTGCCAGCAAGGCCGGCGTCTCTCCGGTCATGACACTGACCTCCACCTACGACCACCGCGTCATCCAGGGCGCCACCAGCGGGGCCTTCCTCAATCACATTGAGGAGCTGCTGATGGGCAACCACGACTTCTACCAGCGGATCTTCTCCGAGCTGGGCGTGCCCTATCAGCCGTTCCGGATGGCTACCGACTCCACGCCGCAGCTCGGGCAGTCCCAGCCCCAGGACGAGCTCGACATGACCGAGAAGCAGGCGGCCGTGCTCCAGCTGATTCGGGCCTACCGGGTCCGCGGCCACCTGCAGGCGGACATCAACCCGCTCGGCTACGAGTGGGAGTACCACGAGGAGCTCGACCCCGCCACCTACGGCCTCACGGTCTGGGACCTGGATCGGGAGTTCATCACCGGCGGCCTCGGGGGCGAGGACAAGCTGCCCCTGCGCGAGATTCTATCCATCCTGCGGAAGTCCTACACCAGCAAGGTGGGGACGGCCTTCATGCACATCTCCGACCCTGAGGAGAAGACGTGGATCCAGAACCGGATCGAGCCGATGCGGAACGCCGGTCCGCCGTCGGAGGACGAGCGCCACCGGATCGTCCAGAAGCTCAACGCGGCCGAGGCGTTCGAGCGCTTCCTGCACACCAAGTACATCGGCCACAAGCGCTTCTCGCTGGAGGGGTCAGAGACCATGATTCCCCTCATCGACACCCTTCTCTCCGACGCCGCCGACGCGGGCGTGGAGGACGTGGTGATGGGCATGGCCCACCGCGGGCGCCTCAACGTGCTGGCCAATATCATCGGCAAGCCCTACGAGGAGATCTTCTCCAAATTCGAGGGCAACATCGACCCGAATACAACGCAGGGATCCGGCGACGTGAAATACCACCTGGGGGCCGAGGGGGACGTCACCTCGCCCGACGGCAACGAGATTGCCGTGACGCTCGCCTCCAACCCCAGCCACCTGGAGGCGGTGAACCCAGTCGTGGAGGGCATGTCCCGCGCCAAGCAGAACCTGTTGCGCGACGAACACCCGGAGGCCACCGAGGACGACTACCACGACGCCGTAATGCCCCTTCTGCTCCACGGCGACGCCGGCTTCGCCGGACAGGGCGTGGTGGCGGAGACCCTCAACCTCAGCAAGTTGCGCGGCTACACCACCGGCGGCACCGTCCACCTAGTCATCAACAACCAGATCGGCTTCACCACGCCGCCCGGTGACGCCCGCAGCTCCACCTACGCGACAGACCTAGCCCGTGCCATCGAGGCGCCGATCTTTCACGTCAACGGCGACGATCCGGAGACCTGCGTCCGCATCGCGCGGTTGGCGTTCGAGTATCGCCAGCGCTTCAACAAGGACGTGGTCATCGACATGATGTGCTACCGCGTCCACGGGCACAATGAGGGCGACGAGCCGACCTTCACGCAGCCGTTGCTCTACGAAAAGATCGAGGAGAAGCGCTCGCCCCGAAAGCTCTACACCGAAATGCTGCTCCGCCGTGGCGAAATTGAGCCGGACGAGGCCGAGCAAATGCTCGACGACTACCGGGGCCGGTTGCAGGAAGCCTTCGAACGCACCAAGGACCTGGAAGAGAAGGACGCCGAGAAGGCATTAGATGAACGCGTTCAGCGCACGGCCGACGATCGTCTGCCCACGGTGGACACAACGGCCGAGCGCGAGCACCTGGAACGGGTCGTAGAGGTGCTCACCGACTTCCCGGACGACTTCAACGTCCACCGGAAGCTCGAACGGCTATTCGGGAAGCGTGACGACCTCTTCTACGATGAGGAGCGCATCGACTGGGCCTTCTCCGAAACCCTGGCGTTTGGCTCGCTGCTGCAAGAGGGGACCCGTGTCCGGCTGAGCGGACAAGACTCGCGACGCGCCACCTTCAGCCAGCGGCACGCCGTCCTCTTCGATCAAGAGACCGGCGAGGAGTATACCCCCCTCAACCACCTCACCGACGAGCAGGAGCGACTCCTCATCTACGACAGTCTGCTCTCGGAGTACGCCGTGGCCGGATTCGAGTACGGCTACTCAGTGGTGGACAAGAACGCCCTCACCTGCTGGGAGGCCCAGTTTGGGGACTTCGCGAACGGGGCAGAGATTGTATGGGACCAGTTCGTGAGTGCCGCCGAGGAGAAATGGGGACAGACCTCCAGCCTCGTGGCCCTGCTGCCGCACGCCTACGAGGGACAGGGCCCGGAGCACTCCTCGGCCCGCCTGGAGCGCTTCCTGCAGCTTTGTGCGGAGCAGAACATGATCGTCGCCAACTTTTCCACGCCCGCGAACTACTTCCACGCCCTACGCCGGCAGGTGAAGCGCGACGTGAAGAAGCCCCTCATCATCATGACGCCGAAGAGTCTACTACGGCATCCGAAGTGCGTGTCCACGCCGCAGGAGCTCATGGAAGGGGGGGTCCAGGAAGTGATCCCGGCCGAGACCGAACCCGCCGAGGCGACGCGACACATCCTCTGCAGCGGCAAGGTCTACTACGACCTCGTGACGGCGTTGGAGGACACTGATCGTCACGACGAGATTGCCATTACGCGCCTGGAGCAGTTTTATCCCTTCCCCGAATCGGACGTGAAGGAAGAGCTGGAACGCTACGCGGAGGCCGACAACACGGTATGGGTGCAGGAAGAGCCAAAGAACATGGGCACCTGGTCGTTCCTGCAATCCCGCCTAGACGACCTGCTCGAGGAGGTGCACGGCCCCTGTGAGCAGCGCATTCAGTACGTCGGGCGTCCGGCAAGCGCGAGCCCGGCCACCGGCTCGGCGAAGGTGCACGACCGGGAGCAAGAACAGCTGGTTGGTGAAGCCCTCGGCCTCTAA
- a CDS encoding ComEA family DNA-binding protein: protein MIWLYRLQQRLSITRQEGLAILTLAVLFLVGLTVRHIQKQQVPPVATDSLVAQPSADSTAPSSASAEPRPPSAEHPINVNAASPEALDALPGIGPALSKRIVTYRSTQRPFQRVDELKRVGGIGPKTLSTLRPMVRVAAPDSTSE, encoded by the coding sequence ATGATTTGGCTCTACCGGCTGCAGCAGCGGCTTTCCATTACCCGTCAGGAGGGCCTCGCGATTCTCACTCTGGCCGTGCTCTTTCTGGTCGGCCTCACGGTGCGCCACATTCAGAAGCAGCAGGTTCCTCCAGTGGCCACCGACTCGCTCGTCGCCCAGCCCTCGGCAGACTCAACCGCCCCTTCTTCAGCGTCCGCCGAGCCGCGGCCGCCCTCCGCGGAGCACCCGATCAATGTAAATGCAGCGTCGCCGGAGGCCCTGGACGCCCTGCCGGGAATTGGGCCCGCCCTCTCGAAACGGATCGTGACGTATCGGTCGACCCAACGTCCGTTCCAGCGCGTCGACGAGTTAAAGCGCGTCGGCGGCATCGGCCCAAAGACACTTTCAACCCTCCGTCCTATGGTCCGGGTCGCTGCTCCGGATAGCACCTCTGAATAA